The genome window ACCTGCCCTGTCGCCGCCAGCATCACGAACAGCAGCAGGTCGATCCCCAGCAGGTAAAGCAGGAAATTCGCCCGTATCACGGCAGCGGGTTTGCGGCTGGCCATATAAAGCAGGATCACCGGCGGCCCAGCGATCCCGGCAAAGCCCGTCATAAAGCCACCCAAAGCGCCCGTGGCGGTGACCAACCGCGCGCCAAGCGGCCCGTGGTAGCGCCAGCCCGCAAACAGCAGCACCAGAAGCCCCAGCACCACGCCGGAGACAATCCAACCAAACCCTTCGGGCGACATCATCGACAGCCCCCACAGGCCCAGCGGCATCCCGATCAGCACGCCCAGCAGTAGCCGCCCCACTTCGCGGGGGGCACCTTCGCGCAGGGTATCGGGGAGGTTTGGCAGAGGGCCGATCAATTCGGCAGCGGTCATGAACAGGATCGCTTCGACCGGAGAGAGCACAGAAGCCGCCACCGGCATGATGATCATGGCAGAGCCGAAGCCCGCAAAGCCGCGGACCAGCCCTGCCACGATCACGGCCAGCGCAAGCCAAGCCACCCCGGGGGTGGCCATGGCCTGCGCCAGCAGGTCAGGCATCAATATTGGCGAATTGCGTGCCCGCGCCCGCGTCAGGCTTGGACCAGTCGCGTTTCACGCCAAGGTAGAGCACCACATTCTTGGCCACATAGACCGAGGAATAGGTGCCGACGATCACGCCCCATGTAATCGCAAAGACAAAGGCCCGGATCACATCACCGCCCAAGATCAGCAGCGCGATCAGCGCCAGAAGCGTGGTGCCCGAGGTCATCAGTGTCCGGCTCAGCGTCTCGTTCACGCTGAGGTTCATCACCTCACGCAGGGGGCGCTTTTTGTATTTGCGCAGGTTCTCCCGCAAACGGTCAAAGATCACGACCGTATCGTTGATCGAATAGCCAATGATCGTCAGGATCGCCGCCACCACCGGCAGGTCGAAACGGATTTGCAAAATCGAGAACAGCCCGATGGTCAGCACCACGTCGTGGAACAGTGCCACCACCGCGCCCACCGAGAACTGCCATTCGAAGCGCAGCCAGATATAGATCAGGATCGCCGCAAGCGCCCCGCCCACGGCAAGGAAAGCCGTCTGGATCAGCTCGCCCGAGACCTTGGGCCCAACGGATTCCACCGAGGTGAACTTGATGTCGGGGGACACGCCTTTCAGCGCGGCCTCGATGGTTTCGATGGTGTCCGTGGTCGCCGCTTCTTGGCCCTCTTGGGCCTGAACGCGAATCATAGCTACATGGCGGTCTTCCCCAAAACCGGGGTCAAAGACCTCGGAAATGGTTACGTCGCCCAGCTCCAACGGAGCCAGCGCATCGCGGTAGGCGCCCACGTCGATGGCTTCAGAGCTTTCGGTTCGCAGGGTCGTGCCGCCGCGGAAGTCGATGCCAAAGTTCAGCCCCATCACGCCCCAAGCGATCAGCGACAGGATCATCGCCACAACGGAAGCGCCAAAGGTGATCTTGGCATAGCCAAAGAAATCGAAGTTCGTGTTGTCGGGTACCAGCTTTAGTCGCATGTCAAACCTCGATTGTCTTGGGACGGCGGCGTTCAAACCAGATCACCACCAGCAGACGGGTGACGAAGAAGGCGGTGAAGACCGATGTCATGATGCCCAGTCCCAGCGTTACGGCGAAGCCGCGCACCGGGCCAGAGCCTAGGGCAAAGAGGATGACCGCCACGATGAAGGTCGTGATGTTGGCATCCAGAATGGCGCTCAGTGCGCGCTCATAGCCCAGCGAGATCGCCCGCGCAGCCCCTTTGGCGTTGCGTTGTTCTTCGCGGATACGCTCGAAAATCAGCACGTTGGCATCCACCGCCATGCCGACCGTCAGCACAATCCCGGCGATGCCCGGCAGTGTCAGCGTGGCCCCGATCAGGCTCAAGAGGCCAAAGATCAGGCCAACGTTGATGATCAGCGCGATATTGGCGAAGAACCCGAATAGGCCATAAGACGCCCACATGAAGAACAGCACAGCGGTAAAGGCCACCATCGTGGCGATCTTGCCCGCGTCGATGCTGTCTTGGCCCAGTTCCGGCCCGATGGTGCGCTCTTCGACAAAGCTCAGCCCCGCAGGCAGGGCCCCGGCGCGCAGCAACACGGCTAGGTTGGTGCTTTCCTCGACCGAGAAACGCCCGGTGATGATGCCTGAGCCGCCGGGGATATGGCTTTGGATGGTGGGGGCGCTGATGACTTCGTCATCCAGCACGATGGCGAAGGGAGAGCCGATGTTTTCAGCTGTGTAGTTACCAAACTTGCGCGCGCCGGTGGTGTCAAAACGGAAGGACACAGCAGGTGCACCGTTCTGGTCAAAGCTTGGCTGCGCGTCAACCAATTGCTCGCCGGTGACGACGGGGGCGGTTTCGATCGTGTAGAACACGCCCTCTTCATCCGCCGCAGGCAGGACCGCGTTGCCAATGCCGGGGTTGTCGTTTTCATTGGAGCCACGGTTGACCACCGGGTTGAAGGTCAGCTGCGCCGTGGTGCCGATGATGGCTTTCAACTCAGCAGCGGAGCCAATGCCCGGCACCTGAATCAGAATGCGGTCTGAACCCTGACGCTGGATCGTCGGCTCACGGGTGCCGACTTCGTCGATGCGGCGGCGCACGATTTCGAGGCTCTGCTGCATGGTGCGCTCATCGGTGGCCTGCATTTCGGGATCCGACAGGGTGATGGTGATGATGCCATCAGCGCCGCTCACGTCGATGTCGCTGCCGCCTGCCCCGGTCACCGTGGTGACGGGGCGGGCCAGATCACGGGTAATTTGCAGCGCCTCGGCCATTTTCGACGGATCGTTCAAACGGACCCGCAATTCACCCGCCGGTGCTTCTTCACGGCGGACCGGGGTCAGGCTGCGCAGAGCGTCACGAACCTCGGGCCATTGGGCTTCCATGCGCGAGGCATAGACATCGGCCAGTTGTACCTCGGCCAGCAGATGCGCACCGCCGCGCAGGTCAAGGCCAAGGTTCACCAGCCCCGAGGGCATCCACTCTGGCCAAAGCGCGCGCTGCGCTTCCAACTCAGGCGTACTGCCCTGCACGTCGATGGCCGCAACCGCGTCATTGTGCTTTTCGACAGGAGCGTAAAAGGCATTGGGAAGCGCCAGCCAAAGCCCTGCCAAACAGGTCAGGACAATGACAATCCGCTTCCACAGATCAATCTGTAGCATAGTTCCGCCTTTGGGTTGCGGCCTCGGGGTAGGGTTTATTTCGCCGGTTCGGTCTTGGAAACGACGGTCGCGATGGTGGCCTGTACCACGCGAATTTTAACGCCTTCGGCGATTTCGACTTCGACTTCGCCGTCTTCTTTGACCTTAACCACCTTGCCGATGATCCCGCCTTGGGTGACGACCTGATCGCCGCGGCGCAGGCCGGCCACCATGGCCTGATGTTCCTTCGCTTTCTTCTGCTGTGGGCGGATGAGCAGAAAATACATGATCGCGAAGATCAGGATCAGCGGCACAAATTGCTGGATGCCTTCCATGGGGGTCGTCCTTTTCGATGGGTATTGGGCCGCAAATGGGCCTTGAGAATTTGGCCAGAACCTAAGCGCGGTAACAACCGGGTGCAAGGTGCAAAGCCCCGTGGTTTATATGGGCCAAGGCTGGCGCATATCGCCGCATGGTTGCGGCCCCTACCGCCCTGCCACGCTTTGAGGCATAACGCAGCTAAACCGACTCACCCGATCCCGAGGACAGACATATGCACGATATCCGCGCCATCCGCGACAATCCCGAGGCTTTTGATGCCGCTCTTGCCCGCCGGGGCGAAGCTGCGATGTCTCAGGCTGTGCTGTCCCTTGATGCCGCACGCCGCGCCAAGATCGCTGCCGCTGAGACTGCGAAGGCCGAGCAAAACAAGGCCAGCAAGGAAGTCGGCGCCGCCAAAGCCAAAGGCGACGAGGCAGAGTTTGACCGTCTGCGGGCCTTGGTCAGCGACAAAAAGGCCGAAGTTGCCGCGATGAATACCGAGGCGCAGGAGCTGGACGCAAAGCTGACGGACATGCTGGCGCGCATCCCGAACAGCCCCGCCGATGATGTGCCGCAGGGCGCAAACGAAGAGGACAACGTAGAGGTGAAGGTATGGGGCGATAAACCCAGCTTTGATTTCACCCCGGTCGAGCATTACGAGATCGCAAGCGTCAAACCCGGCATGGATTTCGAGACGGCCTCGAAAACATCGGGTGCGCGTTTTGTCATGCTGAAAGGCGGCGTGGCCCGTATTCACCGGGCATTGGCGCAGTTCATGATCGATACCCATGTGGATGAAAATGGCCTGACTGAAGTCAACTCCCCCGTGCTGGTGCGCGATGAGGCGATGTACGGCACGGATAAACTGCCCAAATTCGGCGAGGACAGCTATCAGACCACGAACGGTTGGTGGCTGGTCCCGACTTCTGAAGTGCCGCTAACCTATTCGGTCGGCGGTGACACGCTTGAGCAAAGCGCGCTGCCCATTCGCCTCACCGCGCATACGCTTTGCTTCCGTTCCGAGGCCGGTAGTGCTGGTCGTGACACGGCAGGCATGTTGCGCCAACACCAGTTTGAGAAGGTCGAGATGGTGTCGATCACCCATCCCGATGAAAGCGACGCCGAGCAGCAGCGCATGGTAGGCTGTGCCGAAGGTATCCTTGAGAAACTCGGCGTGCCCTACCGTACCGTGATCCTCTGCACCGGCGACATGGGCTTTGGCGCACGGCGCACCTATGACATTGAGGCTTGGGTGCCGGGGCAGAATTGCTACCGCGAGATTTCGTCGATCTCGACCACTGGCGATTTTCAAGCGCGGCGGATGAATGCGCGGTTCAAGCCCGAGGGCGGCGGCAAGCCGCAGTTCGTGCATACGCTGAACGGCTCCGGCTTGGCCGTCGGGCGCTGCCTCATCGCGGCGTTAGAGAATGGCCAGCAGGCGGATGGATCGGTGAAGCTGCCGGACGCGCTGGCGCCCTATCTGGGCGGAAAGACGACCCTGACCGCGGAAGGTGTTTTGGCCTAGGCTCAAGCTGGCCGTTCAGCCCGATCCGCGCCGCAGGCGCCGGGCCATCGCCTGGCTGCCCGGACGGGTAGGCGATGGCCTCTGGTTGCCGTGGCGAGCGGGCGCTCTAGGATTAGATGTAACGCAACATCAAAACCCGCGAGGCCCCGCTTGCCCAAATCCTCCCGCACCCTGATCGCCGCGCTCTCACTGCTGCTCAGCATCGCCTTCGCGATTTCGCCCTTCTTCGTGCCCAGCTTCTCAGGCTTCGACCCGAACCAATTTCCGATCCCGCAAGATAACCCGCCCGCTCAGCCTGCGGGCTATGCGTTCTCAATCTGGGGCGTCATCTATCTGTGGCTGATCGTCGGCTTGGGCTACGGTCTGCTGCGCGCGCCGCGCGACGCGCAGTGGCATGACATGCGGGTACCGCTGTGCCTGTCACTGGCGGTTGGCACCACATGGCTTGCCGTTGCTGTTATGAGCCCAGTCTG of Sulfitobacter sp. DSM 110093 contains these proteins:
- the serS gene encoding serine--tRNA ligase, whose translation is MHDIRAIRDNPEAFDAALARRGEAAMSQAVLSLDAARRAKIAAAETAKAEQNKASKEVGAAKAKGDEAEFDRLRALVSDKKAEVAAMNTEAQELDAKLTDMLARIPNSPADDVPQGANEEDNVEVKVWGDKPSFDFTPVEHYEIASVKPGMDFETASKTSGARFVMLKGGVARIHRALAQFMIDTHVDENGLTEVNSPVLVRDEAMYGTDKLPKFGEDSYQTTNGWWLVPTSEVPLTYSVGGDTLEQSALPIRLTAHTLCFRSEAGSAGRDTAGMLRQHQFEKVEMVSITHPDESDAEQQRMVGCAEGILEKLGVPYRTVILCTGDMGFGARRTYDIEAWVPGQNCYREISSISTTGDFQARRMNARFKPEGGGKPQFVHTLNGSGLAVGRCLIAALENGQQADGSVKLPDALAPYLGGKTTLTAEGVLA
- the secD gene encoding protein translocase subunit SecD, whose amino-acid sequence is MLQIDLWKRIVIVLTCLAGLWLALPNAFYAPVEKHNDAVAAIDVQGSTPELEAQRALWPEWMPSGLVNLGLDLRGGAHLLAEVQLADVYASRMEAQWPEVRDALRSLTPVRREEAPAGELRVRLNDPSKMAEALQITRDLARPVTTVTGAGGSDIDVSGADGIITITLSDPEMQATDERTMQQSLEIVRRRIDEVGTREPTIQRQGSDRILIQVPGIGSAAELKAIIGTTAQLTFNPVVNRGSNENDNPGIGNAVLPAADEEGVFYTIETAPVVTGEQLVDAQPSFDQNGAPAVSFRFDTTGARKFGNYTAENIGSPFAIVLDDEVISAPTIQSHIPGGSGIITGRFSVEESTNLAVLLRAGALPAGLSFVEERTIGPELGQDSIDAGKIATMVAFTAVLFFMWASYGLFGFFANIALIINVGLIFGLLSLIGATLTLPGIAGIVLTVGMAVDANVLIFERIREEQRNAKGAARAISLGYERALSAILDANITTFIVAVILFALGSGPVRGFAVTLGLGIMTSVFTAFFVTRLLVVIWFERRRPKTIEV
- the yajC gene encoding preprotein translocase subunit YajC, whose product is MEGIQQFVPLILIFAIMYFLLIRPQQKKAKEHQAMVAGLRRGDQVVTQGGIIGKVVKVKEDGEVEVEIAEGVKIRVVQATIATVVSKTEPAK
- a CDS encoding sulfite exporter TauE/SafE family protein, with the translated sequence MPDLLAQAMATPGVAWLALAVIVAGLVRGFAGFGSAMIIMPVAASVLSPVEAILFMTAAELIGPLPNLPDTLREGAPREVGRLLLGVLIGMPLGLWGLSMMSPEGFGWIVSGVVLGLLVLLFAGWRYHGPLGARLVTATGALGGFMTGFAGIAGPPVILLYMASRKPAAVIRANFLLYLLGIDLLLFVMLAATGQVVWPALILGLLAGVPNIIANMIGARLFDPGRERLFRAVAYIVIAASAILGLPLWNI
- the secF gene encoding protein translocase subunit SecF — encoded protein: MRLKLVPDNTNFDFFGYAKITFGASVVAMILSLIAWGVMGLNFGIDFRGGTTLRTESSEAIDVGAYRDALAPLELGDVTISEVFDPGFGEDRHVAMIRVQAQEGQEAATTDTIETIEAALKGVSPDIKFTSVESVGPKVSGELIQTAFLAVGGALAAILIYIWLRFEWQFSVGAVVALFHDVVLTIGLFSILQIRFDLPVVAAILTIIGYSINDTVVIFDRLRENLRKYKKRPLREVMNLSVNETLSRTLMTSGTTLLALIALLILGGDVIRAFVFAITWGVIVGTYSSVYVAKNVVLYLGVKRDWSKPDAGAGTQFANIDA